In the genome of Polaromonas vacuolata, the window TCGTAGACCGCGGTTACGACGCAACTCACGGCTGATGCTCGATTTATCACGGTCCATCATTTTTGCAATTTCACTTTGATTGAAGTTTGCTTTGACGAGGATTGCAATCTGGTAACGTTCGTCACGGGTGAGGTGTGTGTAAATCATTCTGGGCAACTTTGACTTGGTAGTCGGGAAGCTTGGATGCTCTCACATCTCACCCACCCGTACGGTTAATTTCAAAGTTGCACTTCAGACTTGAATCCGCGTGTCAAAAAGATAAGTGGCTTAACAGCAAATCAAGCTTAAGAGCTGATCTTTAGCATTAAGGATGGTCAGACAGCGTCCTCAGCCGCTGATCTTTGCTACACCTTGCGAAGCAAGGTTGTGAATGACTGACAAAGTCATTTAGGCGACTTAGATAGCCCCAATTCTCCTAGGGATTACCCTGTGGGTATTCCGCATTGCGAAATTTGCGGAGATTACGTACTTCCCGGCTGGTACTATCAAATATCAATTAAGCATCACCTCCTCATTGGCATCCGCAAGGCATGACATGGCAGGAACAGAGATGCGAAGTCCTCCCCCCTCATAGGAACAAAAAACGATGCATATGCTTCAGAATCCGACGACTTGGTCCTGCATGGCTTGGCTTTCAGGCACTGGTCAACAAGCGCAGGTCATTTCAATGACCGCAGCATTGAGGACTTAATGATGGACATGTTTCTTCAACAAGTGCTCAACGGTTTAACCCTAGGCGGCATCTACAGCTTGGTGGCGCTTGGCCTGACCCTCGTCTACGGTATTTTGCATGTGCCTAATTTTGCCCATGGTGCTTTCTACATGGTCGGCGCCTTCATGTCGTTTCATTTGATGTCGGCCTGGGGTTGGAATTACTGGTTGGCGATGACAGGCTCGGCAGCTACCGTGGCCTTGTTAGCAGTATTGGCTGAACGTTTGGTGTTTCACCCGCTACGCCATGCCTCAGGGCTACATCCGATGATCGCAGCTATCGGCGTACTGCTGTTTTTGGAAGCTGCTGCACAAGCCATATGGGGCGCGGACTTCCAACGCATGCAAACGCCTTACAACAGCATTATTGACTTAGGCGGTGTAACTGCGCCGGCGCAGAGATTACTCATTATTGGCGCGGCATTCACGCTAATGGTCGTATTGCATCTATTCCTGAAAAAAACCGTGATGGGCTCGACCATCATCGCCATGGCGCAAAACCGTGACGGCGCTTCCTTAGTCGGCATAGATGCCAACCGCGTGGCCATGCTTACCTTTGCAATTTCTGGCGTACTTGCCGCCGTGGCCGCTACGCTTTACGCGCCTATCAACTTGGTTTACCCAGCAATGGGCCATTTGGTCATTACTAAGGCCTTTGTGATCATTATTTTGGGCGGCATGGGCAGTGTGCCGGGCGCTATTGTTGGCGGCATGATCATAGGTTTTGCCGAAAGCTTTGGGGCGTATTACATCTCAACGGACTACAAAGACATCATCGCCTTCATGCTGTTAGTAGTGATTTTGTCGTTTCGCCCACAGGGCCTGTTTACCAAGGGAGTGCGCTAAGCATGGCAAACCTTAAAGGCAAACTGGGCTGGCTGCTGCTCATTAGCGTAGGCTTGGCGTTTCCTTGGCTGGCCGGGAACGACTATTACTTGACGGTTATGAGTACGGCCTATATTTTTGCAATTGCAACGATTGGCCTTAACTTGATTACCGGCTACACCGGTCAACTCAATTTAGCGCATAGCGGCTTTATGGCTGTGGGTGCTTATACCGTCGGTATTCTCACCGTCGACTATCACTTCACATTCTGGGCAGCGTTCGCGCTGTCGGGTGTGGTCGCCGCAGCACTCGGGTTTTTTATAGGACTTGTGTCGCTGCGCTTAAAAGGTCATTACTTTTCTATCTTCACGCTGTGCGTGGGCTACATCATGTTTTTAGTGATTGAAAAGTGGGATGGCCTGACACACGGAACTGTGGGTATTTTGGGCATTCCAGCGCCCGAAGCTATTGGTTCTATAACTTTCACCACGCCACTGGCGCTTTACTACTTAGTCTTTTTCTGGCTAGTAGTGGGTATGTGGGCGATGCGACGGATTGTCAATTCACTGCTAGGCCGTACCTTTATAGCAATACGCAACGGTGACGAACTGGCGGAATCCTTGGGCATAAACTTAATGCGCAACAAGGTGTTGGCCTTTATGTTGTCGGTTTTTTATGCCGGCATGGCCGGTGGTCTCTATGCTGGTTTTGTGCGCTTTATCGGCCCAAGCATAGCCGGCGTAGAACACACTTTTGACATGACCATGTACATGTTGGTTGGCGGTCTGGGCACGCTAATTGGCCCACTCTTGGGCGCACTAACAGTGCCTTGGCTAACCCAGTATCTGCAGTTTTTGCAAGAATACCGATTCATTGTGTTCGGCCCTATCTTGGTATTACTGGTTATTTTTGTTCCCAATGGCATCGTCGGCAGCTATCTTGCTTGGCGCACGCGTCGCACTGATTTGAAGGGCAAGAATGCTTAAGATTGATCACCTCACCATACGCTTTGGCGGTTTGGCTGCTGTCAATGATGTCAGCACCATCATCGAAGAAGGAAAAATTAACGCCATCATCGGGCCTAATGGCGCTGGTAAAACGACGTTTTTCAACTTAATTAGCTGCGTCTATAAACCCACTTCAGGCACCATCACTTTAGACGGACGCGACGTAACATCCCTGCGTACCGACCAAGTTGCCCGTCTCGGCGTAGCGCGTACTTTTCAGACGACGTCGCTGTTTAACGGGGCAACCGTACTCGACAACCTCATCGTTGGCCACCGCTTGCGCACGCGCTCAGGCTTGCTCGATGTGCTGTGCAACTCTAGCCGGCTCAGGGAAGAAGAACGCATCTGCCGCGAAAAAGCCCGCGATGCGCTTGACTTTGTGAGCCTCTCACACATTGCCAACCGACTAGCCGGCGACATTACCCAGGAAGAACGAAAACGCGTAGCTTTTGCACTAGCGCTGGCCACCGACCCCAAGCTGCTGCTGCTAGATGAGCCAGCCGGCGGCTTAAACCCAGAAGAGACGCTGGGCTTGGCTGAGTTGATACGAAAAATGGTTAGTCACGGTCTAACGGTGTGCTTGATAGAACACAAAATGAACATGATCATGAGCCTAGCCGACAAAATTTTGGTGCTTAACTATGGCGAAAAAATCGCTGAAGGAACACCTGCAGAGATTCGCGCGAACCCAGCGGTGATCGATGCTTACTTAGGGAGCGACCATGCTGGCATTTGAGAATTTATCGCTACGCTACGGCAGTTTTTTGGCCTTAGACGGCGTGACAATGCATGTAAAAGAAGGCGAGTTGGTGGTTCTTTTAGGCGCAAACGGCGCCGGTAAAAGTTCGATTTTTTTAACCGCCAGTGGCATCCATAAAGCTGCCGGTGGCAGCATTCGCTATGGTGACAAAGAACTCGTAGGAATGCGTGCATCACAAATCGTTGAAGCCGGTGTGGTGCAGTGCCCTGAGGGACGCAAGTTGTTTCCCGGCATGTCGGTGCTGAAAAATTTAATGCTGGGCGCTTATGTTCACAGACGTGATCCAGCGCCGAGTAAACGCATGTTGGAAGAAGTGCTTGCACTGTTTCCGATTCTTGCGGAGAAAAAAGACGATCCAGCAGGCTCACTCAGCGGTGGTCAACAACAAATGGTGGCCATTGGCCGCGCCATGATGGGCCGGCCCAAAGTGCTGCTGCTCGATGAGCCGTCGCTAGGTTTGGCGCCACTGGTGATCAAGCAAATGTTTGAAGTCATACAAAAAATCAATCAGTCCGGTACGACCGTGATGCTTGCAGAGCAAAACGCATTTGCCGCACTCAAGATCGCTCACCGCGCCTATGTCATAGAAAGCGGACGCATCGTGATGGAGGGCGACCCAGAAAAGTTACTCGCCGATGACACGATACGCAAAGCCTACATAGGCACCTAAGCAACTTAGCAACTAAGCGACTAAGCACTTTTCTTTTTTTCACACCCAGGAGACAAAACCCATGAGAAAAAACCCATCAGCTTCAAAGCTGCCTTCACGCCTGCGTATGTCGGCGCTTATTCTGGCTTGTGCAACCCTCACAGCCGGCCCCGTATTAGCGCAAGAAATTGTCAAAATCGGCTACTCTGGTCCACTCTCAGGTGGTGCTGCTCAGTACGGTAAAAACGTGCTCGATGGCGCGCTGATGGCGATTAACGAAGTCAATGCGACGAATCCAGAAATCGCAGGCAAAAAAGTCAAGTTCGAGATGGTCTCACTAGACGATAAATATAGCCCGAGTGAAACCGCCATCAACGCCCAGCGTCTGGTGCAGCAGTACAAAACCGCAGCTATATTGGTACCGCATTCAGGCGGTATTTTCGCCTTGCAAACGACTAACGAAGCGCAAAAATACCTGCTGCTGGCGTATAGCAGCGTGCCGCAAATCACCAACCGCGGCAACAAACTGACGCTGCGAATTCCGCCAGAGTTCACCTCTTACATCAAGCCTTTTTCGGCATACTTGATGACACGCTACGGCAAGAAGATCGCTTTGATCGGTGCCGACCACGATTACGCCAAAGCTTGGGTTGCAGCCTTTAAACCCGCATGGGAAGCCGCTGGCGGCACGGTTGTGGCAGAAAACCCCATGTCTTACAACCGCGCGACCGACTTCTACAGCGGCGTGAGCAAAGCTTTAGCGGCCAAACCTGACGTGTTGTTTGTTGGCGGCGCTTCTGAGCCGACTGGCTTAGTCGTCAAACAAGCCCGCGAATTAGGTTTTAAAGGCGGCTTTTTCGTCATCGATCAAGCCAAGCTTGACGAAATGGCAAAAGTGACCGGTGGCTACGGCGCTCTTGAAGGTGCGATTGGCGTGCTGCCAGTGGTGGATGACCCAGCGCCTGAGATGAAAGACTTTGTTGTTCGCTTCCACAAGATTTACCCTAACCGTGATCCAGGCTCTGAAGTGGTCTGGAACTACACCGCCATCCACGCCACGTTGCAAGCTATGAAATTAGCTGGCACTACGACCGATGCAGTCGCCATTCGTGCCCAACTGCAAAACGGTTACAAAGCCTTGAGCTCTGCACAAAATCCTGGCGGTGTAACCGGCGTTGACGCACAAGGCGGAACCATCACGGTCACTCGTGGCGGCGCTGTTGAAAACGGCAAAGTTAAGGTCATAGAGACCCCGGCTGCTAAGTAAGCATCTTCATAGTCATTGAGATACCGGTTGTTTGCCGCTTGCGGCGCAACCGGTATTTTTTTGTCTGCTAACAGAAGGTCTCTCACCTTAACGAAGGCGTTGCAAACGCTCTTTTGGAAGCGCAATTTATAACAGTAGTAACGCCAAAAATATCGTCTGAATTTTTAGCGCCCTACTCATGTAAGACTACTCCGATTTATGCCGGCTAAATCACATCACCAATTCACATCCCGATCCGGCGTCGCGCTGATTCGGTGAATGGACAAATCTGCACCGTCGAACTCTTCTTCTTGCGTCATGCGTAAACCCATAGTGGCTTTAAGAATACCGTAGACTAAAAATCCTGAAAGCAAAGCCCAAGCCACACCCATCAAGCTGCCAATCACCTGCGCACCAAGGCTGACTCCTCCTAAACCGCCAAACGCTTTGCTGCCAAAAATACCAGCAGCAATACCGCCCCAAAGACCACATAAGCCGTGCAGCGGCCAGACGCCAAGCACATCATCAATCTTCCATTTGTTTTGAGTCAGTGTGAACATCACCACAAACACTGCGCCGGCTATACCGCCAACCACCAATGCGCCCAGCGGATGCATTAAGTCGGAACCGGCACAGACTGCAACTAGTCCAGCCAAAGGGCCGTTGTAGACAAAGCCGGGATCGTTCTTACCAAGAACTAACGCAACCAGTGTGCCGCCCACCATCGCCATGACGGAGTTAACAGCCACCAAGCCTGAAATTTTATCTATGGTTTGTGCGCTCATGACATTAAAGCCAAACCATCCAACCGTTAGCACCCAAGCGCCTAGCGCAAGAAAGGGAATGCTTGATGGTGGATGAGCCGAGACACCACCATCTTTGCGATAGCGGTTGTTTCGTGCACCAAGCAATATCACTGCCGGCAGCGCCAGCCAACCGCCGACAGCATGCACGACGATAGAGCCGGCAAAATCATGAAACTCAGCGCCGGTCAAAGACTTAATCCAAGCTTGGACACCAAAGTGTTGGTTCCAAACTATGCCTTCAAAGAAGGGGTAGACAAAGCCGACTATGACAGCCGTTGCTATGAGTTGTGGGTAGAACTTTGCCCGCTCCGCAATACCGCCCGAAATAATGGCGGGAATCGCGGCAGCAAAGGTCAGTAAAAAGAAGAACTTGACCAGCTCATAGCCATTTTTTGCGGCCAACTCTTCTGCACCCATGAAAAAATGCGTGCCATAAGCCACGCCATAACCGACTGCAAAATAAACCACGGTAGAGACTGAGAAGTCAGCCAGTATTTTCACCAAGGCGTTGACCTGATTCTTTTTTCTGACCGTCCCGAGTTCGAGAAAAGCAAAACCTGCGTGCATGGCGAGCACCATGATGGCGCCCAACAGAATGAACAAGACATCTGAGCCCTGTTTTAGTGCTTCCATAAATTCCTTTTCGAGCAATTACTTTAAATTTGGTGCGATATTGTGCAATTTATTTTAAATTGCACCAATTACAAGCAATTTTTGCGCCAGAAATGTGCTTTTGAATGCACTGAAAACACTCTTTTTTAAAAAAGCTTTTTTAGATTTTTGTAATCAGAGAAATATTTAGCTGGCGGACAACTGGGCAAAAAAAAAGCGAGCTTTTAACCCGCTTTTATACAAACTGACGCCGCTCGCTTCAGCACCAGTCTGACTTGAAGCAAGCTAATCGATTTTTGCGCCCGAGTCCTTCACCACTTTTGTCCACTTGGTGATTTCAGCTTTTTGATGTGCGGCAAGTTGCTCAGGCGTTGAGCCGATTGGCTCTAAGCCAAGGTCAAGCAAACGCTTGGCGACCGCTGGTGACTTAATGATTTTGCTGACCTCTAATTGCAGCTTATCAATAATTGGCTTGGGCGTATTAGCCGGTGCAAAAAGTGCAAACCAAGAAACCGCTTCAAAGCCGGGCAAACCAGACTCGGAAATGGTGGGAATGTCCGGTGCCGCTGGCGAACGCTGCAAGCTGGTCACACCCAGTGCGCGCAGTTTTCCCTCCCGAATGAGGGGCAAACTAGACGGCAAATTATCAAACATCATGGTCACCCGACCACCGAGCAAATCGGGAATAGCGGTCGCCCTGCCCTTGTAGGGAATGTGCGTC includes:
- a CDS encoding branched-chain amino acid ABC transporter permease, producing the protein MDMFLQQVLNGLTLGGIYSLVALGLTLVYGILHVPNFAHGAFYMVGAFMSFHLMSAWGWNYWLAMTGSAATVALLAVLAERLVFHPLRHASGLHPMIAAIGVLLFLEAAAQAIWGADFQRMQTPYNSIIDLGGVTAPAQRLLIIGAAFTLMVVLHLFLKKTVMGSTIIAMAQNRDGASLVGIDANRVAMLTFAISGVLAAVAATLYAPINLVYPAMGHLVITKAFVIIILGGMGSVPGAIVGGMIIGFAESFGAYYISTDYKDIIAFMLLVVILSFRPQGLFTKGVR
- a CDS encoding branched-chain amino acid ABC transporter permease — encoded protein: MANLKGKLGWLLLISVGLAFPWLAGNDYYLTVMSTAYIFAIATIGLNLITGYTGQLNLAHSGFMAVGAYTVGILTVDYHFTFWAAFALSGVVAAALGFFIGLVSLRLKGHYFSIFTLCVGYIMFLVIEKWDGLTHGTVGILGIPAPEAIGSITFTTPLALYYLVFFWLVVGMWAMRRIVNSLLGRTFIAIRNGDELAESLGINLMRNKVLAFMLSVFYAGMAGGLYAGFVRFIGPSIAGVEHTFDMTMYMLVGGLGTLIGPLLGALTVPWLTQYLQFLQEYRFIVFGPILVLLVIFVPNGIVGSYLAWRTRRTDLKGKNA
- a CDS encoding ABC transporter ATP-binding protein codes for the protein MLKIDHLTIRFGGLAAVNDVSTIIEEGKINAIIGPNGAGKTTFFNLISCVYKPTSGTITLDGRDVTSLRTDQVARLGVARTFQTTSLFNGATVLDNLIVGHRLRTRSGLLDVLCNSSRLREEERICREKARDALDFVSLSHIANRLAGDITQEERKRVAFALALATDPKLLLLDEPAGGLNPEETLGLAELIRKMVSHGLTVCLIEHKMNMIMSLADKILVLNYGEKIAEGTPAEIRANPAVIDAYLGSDHAGI
- a CDS encoding ABC transporter ATP-binding protein, which codes for MLAFENLSLRYGSFLALDGVTMHVKEGELVVLLGANGAGKSSIFLTASGIHKAAGGSIRYGDKELVGMRASQIVEAGVVQCPEGRKLFPGMSVLKNLMLGAYVHRRDPAPSKRMLEEVLALFPILAEKKDDPAGSLSGGQQQMVAIGRAMMGRPKVLLLDEPSLGLAPLVIKQMFEVIQKINQSGTTVMLAEQNAFAALKIAHRAYVIESGRIVMEGDPEKLLADDTIRKAYIGT
- a CDS encoding ABC transporter substrate-binding protein; this encodes MRKNPSASKLPSRLRMSALILACATLTAGPVLAQEIVKIGYSGPLSGGAAQYGKNVLDGALMAINEVNATNPEIAGKKVKFEMVSLDDKYSPSETAINAQRLVQQYKTAAILVPHSGGIFALQTTNEAQKYLLLAYSSVPQITNRGNKLTLRIPPEFTSYIKPFSAYLMTRYGKKIALIGADHDYAKAWVAAFKPAWEAAGGTVVAENPMSYNRATDFYSGVSKALAAKPDVLFVGGASEPTGLVVKQARELGFKGGFFVIDQAKLDEMAKVTGGYGALEGAIGVLPVVDDPAPEMKDFVVRFHKIYPNRDPGSEVVWNYTAIHATLQAMKLAGTTTDAVAIRAQLQNGYKALSSAQNPGGVTGVDAQGGTITVTRGGAVENGKVKVIETPAAK
- a CDS encoding ammonium transporter; translation: MEALKQGSDVLFILLGAIMVLAMHAGFAFLELGTVRKKNQVNALVKILADFSVSTVVYFAVGYGVAYGTHFFMGAEELAAKNGYELVKFFFLLTFAAAIPAIISGGIAERAKFYPQLIATAVIVGFVYPFFEGIVWNQHFGVQAWIKSLTGAEFHDFAGSIVVHAVGGWLALPAVILLGARNNRYRKDGGVSAHPPSSIPFLALGAWVLTVGWFGFNVMSAQTIDKISGLVAVNSVMAMVGGTLVALVLGKNDPGFVYNGPLAGLVAVCAGSDLMHPLGALVVGGIAGAVFVVMFTLTQNKWKIDDVLGVWPLHGLCGLWGGIAAGIFGSKAFGGLGGVSLGAQVIGSLMGVAWALLSGFLVYGILKATMGLRMTQEEEFDGADLSIHRISATPDRDVNW